The Silene latifolia isolate original U9 population chromosome Y, ASM4854445v1, whole genome shotgun sequence sequence ATTGATGATAACCAAATATGGGCAAAAATCAAatagatggcggttcataattcccaatatagtaggccccaaaaggccactagaggaggaaagcatgaggtagattccgtcacacaattgggtgctcaactaagtgctcatatcaacaccatcaacttgaagtttgagaaggccatgcatgtagatttagaccattacataaaatttccaattacaatgcatgtagatttagaccatcaACAAATATAAGTGATCATTGTGGTGCCCATATATTTCTaattacaatgtaaggaaatttactcttaaatggttttataccatctctaTGTTGTTTATttatgcatgcatgtagatttagaccattacaTAAAATTAGATAGTAATTTTAATACCATAAGATGAgtctaatatggtctaaataactaacaagtgatATCAGAGTATTGTTACATACATGCATGTAGTCATAAGACGATTTTTTGAACTTaggagataaattaataaaattcgatattttgttgttaaaattagttttattacaaaatatagtcttgcatgtaaataatctagtCTTAAAATGATATGAGacgaaaatttgtttttttttgtaatatttaatcacttttttatgacttaaaatggcataaaattaagtaaaaatgcactaaaattaattaagagttaattaaattatgttgcatgttagttttatgcatatttatttagaaataaccacatgcatgttctatttatgaaaaaattagaaactttaaattaatgtgattaatttaggtagtttcttGATTTTTATtcgataaaaattggtaaataatggttattttacaaataaatattgatttatttTTTAGGCTCGaaattttttagttttttttttggtgaaatgtaagtagTATTAAACTCAAATGTCAAGATACAACCAATACATCACCAGTTTTCATCACAGATACAACTTACCAAAGTGGGCAAACTAGGGGAATTAATAACACTAGTAACTTAAATTAGGCCTGCACTCCTGCACCATTCCTTGTCTATTCTGTTCATACACCCAGAAAACATGCTAGACACCCGCCTCTTGCAATCCTGCTGAACTTGTGCTACCAGCTTGCTTGGATGAATTACATATCGTTCCAGCCTGCATAAGTTTCTACATCTCCAGATTCCATACGAAATACCAACTACTGCAGCCATACAGACTTGCCTGATAAGCATTGAGCACCTGTACTTCAGAATATTTCCACAACTACTCAGAACATCAACTGACATCTGCAGCCAGTCAGCAGCAAGATGATAACATTGTTTGGCAAACCAGCAGTGAATGAACAAATGATCGTGATCCTCAGAATCCAAACCACAGATAAAGCAAAGAGAGGGCACGCCCATTCCCATTTTCCCCAACCTGTCTAGAGTAAGTAACCTGTGATGCTGCCTAAGCCACATGATAAAATTCCATTTTGGCAAGTTATACCTGTTCCAAACTATTTTGTACCAGGTAACCTTCTCAGCAGGCACCTGCAGTAGCCATTTATAACCATCAGCA is a genomic window containing:
- the LOC141632940 gene encoding uncharacterized protein LOC141632940 produces the protein MERIQALCRNFLWEGEDTYSKAPLVVWNVLRQSKEHGGLGIIDSKLWNIAAIGKLVWWLASKQDHLWIKWVNNIYIKGASWWQYEPTNYSSRAWRKICAVKNTMQAGYVQGKWRGIDGAYTIADGYKWLLQVPAEKVTWYKIVWNRYNLPKWNFIMWLRQHHRLLTLDRLGKMGMGVPSLCFICGLDSEDHDHLFIHCWFAKQCYHLAADWLQMSVDVLSSCGNILKYRCSMLIRQVCMAAVVGISYGIWRCRNLCRLERYVIHPSKLVAQVQQDCKRRVSSMFSGCMNRIDKEWCRSAGLI